Within Acidimicrobiales bacterium, the genomic segment ATGAGGATCACGATGTGCTTGATGTCGCTGAGACTTCCGGATCCCCCGGAAGTAGCGAGGGCTCGTTCCATGATCCGGGCGGGCTCGGCGCCGAGCGCCATGGCGACACCCGCGGCCGCGCCGCTCCCGATGAACTGACGCCGCGACAGCCGGCGTGAAGCCACGCAAACCTCCTGAATTACCCAGCTGCGCGAGGACGGACCCGCGCCCGAACCAACCTCAGTTGACGGTGTTATCTACGTCAGCCGGGTACGAAAAGCCTGCCCGTCCTCGTCAATTTCCAGCGTCAATTTTCTGCTGTCGCTCAAATGAACAGGCAAGTGGCCCTCAGCTCGATGCTCGATCGTGCCGGGCGGCCGACTTCGACTTCGGGGTCCCTGAACGCCGAATGGGGTGTGAAGAACGTCCTGCCCTCGCGAACCAGATCCGTGTCGTATGTACGGAACGCCACCACCTCGGCGCTGGTCATCTCGGGGAAGGCGTACCACGAGTGCGAGCGATCGGCGGGTTCGACGATCCCGAGAGCATCGAAGTTGGCCCCGGTGCCCGCATAGTCAGTCACGTGGAAGGACCTCGCGTCGGCCAGGGCGACGGTCCGGGCGTCGCAGAACGCGAGCGGATAGTCCATCTTCGCCGGTCCCAGATTCCGCCAGAACTGGAGAACAACGATCCGGTCGGCCTCACCGACGGAGTCGGCGCTGATCCCGTTGCGCGCCAGTGCCACTTTTGCCGCTTCGGTCGGCTCCCGGTACAACCGGCGAATTACATCGACATGCCCAGCAGCAAAATCCGAGTGGACGAACGGGATCGGCGACAGTTGCTCGTGACGAAGGGCGTCTTCTGGGCTGCGTTTGATGTGGCTCGAGACAAGGGCAACCTCGGCGCCGGTCAGGTCTCGAGCGAGTTTCTCCATCTCGCCGTGGTGTACCCGAGCGATGGCTTCCTCGTCGCCCCAGTCAACGACTGACGAAGGATGGTCGACCAGCTCGAACCCGCACGACTCCCAGCCAGGAAGATCGGCGGTCCTGCCGTCGAGGATCTCCACCTCGGTGGGATGGTCGGAAGGGCCCCCGGCACCGACCGAGCTCAGATAGTTAAGCGTGGTACGGCAAAGCGTTCGCAATCGCTCCGACTCTACCCAAGCGGCGAGAATTGCCGCATGCGAAGCGAGGCGATCCAAATCACCACCGGAGCGAGAGCCGCCGTTCACGATTTGACGGACTCTTGCGAGAGGTTCCTTGCCGGGACCGGCGACGGGCTTCTGTCGGTGTTCGTGCCGCACGCGACAGCCGGCCTCGCGGTGATCGAGACGGGAGCCGGTAGCGAAGCAGACTTGATCGAGCTGGTCAACCGGCTCGTCCCCTCCGATTCGAGCTGGGGCCATCGGCACGGCTCGCCGGGTCACGGCCGGGACCACGTGCTGCCGGCGCTCATCTCTCCCTCGCTGACAATCCCCGTACTGGCCGGCCGAATGCAACTGGGAACCTGGCAGTCGATCTGCCTGGTCGACACGAACGTCGACAACCCTCGCCGGACGGTCCGGCTGAGCTTCCTGGAGGGCTGACGAACCCGAGACGTTTACAACGAGCCGTCCACCACCAAACCGTCCGCGCTGAGAGCGACCGGAATAACCCGGTAACGGCGGTATCGGTGGACCCAATCCTGGAACTCGGCCCGCGCCTGAGCGGAGCTGTTCAGAACGGTTACCGATCCGCCTTCGCCGCCTGCGCCGTTGACCTTCCAACCCAGCGCGCCTAAACGGCGCGCGGCCTCGATCACCACTAAGGCGTCCCGACCAACCACCCCGGGATGCAAGTCGGCCTGGGCGCCGGTGTTGTCGATGAGCGCAGCACCGAACGCCGACAGATCGCGAGCGATCACCGCCGCTCTTGCGTCGAGTGCGGCACGTCGCAAGTGCTCGAACACCTCGGTATTGCCTCCCTCGATGACCTCGAGGTGCACGCTCGACGAGTCGTGCGGTTGGCCGAGGTACACGACGGTCAGCAGCTGATCGAGCTCTGGCCATAGCTCGTGGTGGTCGACCGTGAACGAAGGGTAGGCGTCGACGGTTATGAAGTTGATCCCTCCGAAAGCGGCGCCGGCATGATCCTGAACGCCGCACTCGATGCCGACGACGTCAGCTTCCAGGTGATGCGCCGCGCTGGCCACCTGTCCCTGTGTGAGCCGCTCGCCTCGGGCGTGCGCCAGGCCGCCGACGAGGGAGACGGCGACGGCCGCTGAAGTCCCGAGCCCGCTGCCGATGGGGGCGTCCGACTTCACACTCACTTCCACCGGTTCCAAGGGAGGGTATTCCTGCAACGCGGCGATAACCAGCGGGTTCCCCGGTGCGCCGAGCTCGCTGCCGGCTGGGCGAATAGTCACTTCCACGCGCGGCGTGACAGCGACGTTCACCACCCGGCCCGGGCCGCCGAACCACGTGTCGGTCCATCCTCCGTTATCGCAGATCCGAACCGGAGCAGACGCCGTGACGGGCATCTCACCTTCCTCGCAGATAATCGTGGAGTGCAGCCACGAAGGCCTGCGCTGCCGGAGAAAAAGGACGGTCTCTCCGCGACGCCAGACCGATCGTTCGCTTCATCACGCCGTTCCTGAAATGAACCGCCCTAAGCGGTCCCGCCGCGGGTATCACCGACTCAGGTACGACGGCCGCACCCACCCCGGCCGTCGCGAGGGCGAGCGCGCCGTCCATCTCGAGCCCTTGCATCACGAGGGTCGGAGAGAACCCGGCCTGCCGGCAAGCCGCGAGGGTGGTCTCCCGCAGGTCGTAGCCGTCCTTGAACATGACCAACGGGGTCTGCTCGAGGTCGGTGATCCTTATGGCCTTCCGCTCCGCCAGATCGTGAGCCGAGTTGACGGCCAGTACAAGCTCCTCTTCCTTGAGTTCGGTCGTCTGCACCCACGGCCGATTGACGGGAAGGATGACCACCGCCAAGTCCATCTCCCCTTTTTCCAATCGATCGACCAGATCCTGCGACCCGGCTTCGTGAAGCATCAGGTCGAGACCGGGATGGGCGTCGTGGAAGGCGGCGATGACCGGCGGCAGGAGGTTGGTCGTCAGGCTCGGCGTCGAACCGAGGGCCAGCCTGCCCCGCCGCAGGCCGAGCAGGTCCCGCACTGCGTCAGCCCCGGCCTCGCAGTCGGCGAGCACTTGGCGCGCCCACGGCAGGAACACCTCGCCGGCGCCTGTGAGGGTCACCTCGTTGCGTTCACGATGGAAAAGCGGAGCGCCGAGTTCCTGCTCCAGCGCCGAGACGGCGCTGCTCACCGAGGGCTGAGCAACGTGCAGGCGGGCTGCCGCCCTGGTAAACCGGCGTTCCTCTGCGACGCAGATCATGTAGCGGAGCTGGTGAAGCTGCACGGCCTATTTATAGCCTGTTCCTATAGTTACGAGAGGAAACCGATCCTTTACCTGTAGTTCGGCCTGCCTTACCGTAAGTCTGTTCCGTATCCATCCAGTGAGAGGACCTGATGGCAGCTCCAGTCGTCAGCCCACCGGCGCCGACCACGAGCGCCCGGGCCGCCATTCCAGAGCGAACCCTGCGCACCGATCCGTGGTGGCTCAGCCCGCTTGCCTCTGGGGGCGTTCTGCTGGCATTCATCGTCTACGCCACCTGGGCCGCTCTCCAGAATTCCGACTATTTCTCCCGTCCTTATATCTCGCCCCTCTATTCGCCATGCATAGCGAGCGTGTGCGGTCATGCTCGGGCGGGCTCACACGTCTTTCACGCGCCGACGGTCGGGATCATCGGGACCTGGTGGCCGTTTTCGGCGGCCATCCTGATCCTGGCCTTCCCGGGGCTCTTTCGAGCCACCTGTTACTACTACCGGAAGGCCTACTACCGGGCCTATCTCGCCTCACCGCCGGCGTGTGCGGTGGCCGAGCCCAGGAAAAAGGACACGGGCGAAGCTCGTTTTCCGCTGATCCTGCAGAACGTCCACCGCTACTTCTTCTACATCGCCGTCCTGTTCGCCGCCATCAACACCTATGACGCCATTGTTTCCTTCCGGAACACCCACGATCAGTGGGGGCACATGGGCTTCGGGACGCTGGTGCTTCTAGCGAACGCCGTCCTGCTCTCGCTCTACACGGTCTCCTGCCACTCGTGCCGGCACATCATCGGCGGAAGGTTGAAGCACTTCTCCCGTCACCCGATCCGTTACCGGATGTGGGGATGGGTGTCTGCCCTCAACCGACGGCACATGGAGCTTGCGTGGGTCAGCCTCGTCGTCGTTGCCCTGGCCGACGTGTACATCCGTTTGGTGGCGAGCGGCACGGTCACTGATCCGAGGTTCTTCTGATGAACGAGATCGAACGTCACTCCTACGACGTCGTCGTGGTGGGCGCCGGCGGCACCGGACTACGGGCGGCGATTGCGGCCCATGACGCCGGCGCGAAGACCGCGGTGATCTGCAAGAGCCTTCTCGGCAAAGCACACACGGTCATGGCCGAGGGAGGCATCGCCGCGGCCATGGGCAACCTTTACCCGGAGGACAACTGGAAGGTCCACTTCCGCGACACCATGCGCGGCGGCAAGCTCCTCAACCACTGGCGGATGGCCGAGCTGCACGCCAAGGAGGCGCCCGAGAGGGTATGGGAGCTCGAGCAGTGGGGCGCCCTCTTCGACCGGACGCCGGATGGATTGATCAGCCAGCGCGACTTCGGCGGTCACCGCTACGCCCGGCTCGCCCATGTCGGAGACCGCACCGGGCTCGAGATGATCCGGACCCTTCAGCAGCGCACCGTCGAACTTGGAATCGACGTGTTCATGGAGTGCACTGTCACCCAACTGCTCAAGGACGGAGAGCGGATCTCCGGCGCGTTCGGCTACTGGAGAGAGTCCGGGCGCTTCGTACTTTTCGAGTCGCCGACCGTGATCCTCGCGACCGGAGGGATCGGAAAGTCGTGGAAAGTCACGTCGAACTCGTGGGAGTACACCGGCGACGGCCACGCGCTGGCACTTCGCGCAGGAGCGGGCCTCATCAACATGGAGTTCGTGCAGTTCCACCCGACCGGCATGGTCTGGCCCCCCTCGGTGCGCGGCATCCTGGTCACGGAGTCGGTGCGCGGTGATGGTGGCGTCCTCCGCAACTCGGAGGGCCGCCGGTTCATGTTCGACTACATCCCGGAGTTCTTCAAGTCCGAGACGGCCGACAACGAAGAAGAGGCGGACCGCTGGTACACCGACAAGCGAAACAACCGGCGGCCACCTGAGCTTCTCCCCCGCGACGAGGTCGCTCGCGCGATCAACTCCGAGATCAAAGCGGGCCGCGGGTCTCCTCACGGAGGCGTGTTCCTCGACATCGCCAGCCGGCGCAGCCCCGACTACATCAAGAAGCGTCTCCCGTCCATGTACCACCAGTTCATGGAGCTCGCCCAGGTGGACATCACCAAGGAGCCGATGGAGATCGGACCGACCTGCCACTACGTCATGGGAGGCGTCGAGGTCGACGCGGACAGCGCAATGTCGAAGGTCCCGGGTCTCTTCGCCGCAGGGGAGGTCGCCGGCGGTATGCACGGGGCAAACAGGCTGGGAGGGAACTCGCTCGGCGACCTGCTGGTGTTCGGCAAACGCGCAGGCGAGTA encodes:
- a CDS encoding CmcJ/NvfI family oxidoreductase; the protein is MRTLCRTTLNYLSSVGAGGPSDHPTEVEILDGRTADLPGWESCGFELVDHPSSVVDWGDEEAIARVHHGEMEKLARDLTGAEVALVSSHIKRSPEDALRHEQLSPIPFVHSDFAAGHVDVIRRLYREPTEAAKVALARNGISADSVGEADRIVVLQFWRNLGPAKMDYPLAFCDARTVALADARSFHVTDYAGTGANFDALGIVEPADRSHSWYAFPEMTSAEVVAFRTYDTDLVREGRTFFTPHSAFRDPEVEVGRPARSSIELRATCLFI
- a CDS encoding secondary thiamine-phosphate synthase enzyme YjbQ gives rise to the protein MRSEAIQITTGARAAVHDLTDSCERFLAGTGDGLLSVFVPHATAGLAVIETGAGSEADLIELVNRLVPSDSSWGHRHGSPGHGRDHVLPALISPSLTIPVLAGRMQLGTWQSICLVDTNVDNPRRTVRLSFLEG
- a CDS encoding LysR substrate-binding domain-containing protein, with product MQLHQLRYMICVAEERRFTRAAARLHVAQPSVSSAVSALEQELGAPLFHRERNEVTLTGAGEVFLPWARQVLADCEAGADAVRDLLGLRRGRLALGSTPSLTTNLLPPVIAAFHDAHPGLDLMLHEAGSQDLVDRLEKGEMDLAVVILPVNRPWVQTTELKEEELVLAVNSAHDLAERKAIRITDLEQTPLVMFKDGYDLRETTLAACRQAGFSPTLVMQGLEMDGALALATAGVGAAVVPESVIPAAGPLRAVHFRNGVMKRTIGLASRRDRPFSPAAQAFVAALHDYLRGR
- a CDS encoding fumarate reductase/succinate dehydrogenase flavoprotein subunit, whose translation is MNEIERHSYDVVVVGAGGTGLRAAIAAHDAGAKTAVICKSLLGKAHTVMAEGGIAAAMGNLYPEDNWKVHFRDTMRGGKLLNHWRMAELHAKEAPERVWELEQWGALFDRTPDGLISQRDFGGHRYARLAHVGDRTGLEMIRTLQQRTVELGIDVFMECTVTQLLKDGERISGAFGYWRESGRFVLFESPTVILATGGIGKSWKVTSNSWEYTGDGHALALRAGAGLINMEFVQFHPTGMVWPPSVRGILVTESVRGDGGVLRNSEGRRFMFDYIPEFFKSETADNEEEADRWYTDKRNNRRPPELLPRDEVARAINSEIKAGRGSPHGGVFLDIASRRSPDYIKKRLPSMYHQFMELAQVDITKEPMEIGPTCHYVMGGVEVDADSAMSKVPGLFAAGEVAGGMHGANRLGGNSLGDLLVFGKRAGEYAASYAKDVGANRPAVSEADIDAAASADLAPFKAEAGENPYSVQQALQEVMQDLVGIIRNETELKAALDSIRDLEDKVASVSVEGHRQYNPGWHLALDLHNMLVVSEAVARAALERKESRGGHTRDDYPMTDNDFWGKLNLVLELGGDGHVTVRQQPLPVPPPELAALLEEAH